The genomic region GCGACAATTTTAACCTCTTTTACACCCACTTTCAGAGCCCTTATTCGGTGATTAAAGATACCCTCACCGCTGTTCTCTATCTTAGGGAAAAGTACTATGACCTGGCCTTATGCTTTAACATAAGAAACCACCAGGAAGTGTTCAATATGCTTAACTTAGAGGTTCTTTTCAAAATCTTTAAAAACTTTAACCCTTATTTAAAGGTTGTAAACCTTTTTGACGTTCAGGGGAATTACTTACCAAGCATAAAAGCGAAAAGGAGGTATGTAGAAGTTGGATGCCAGTTCCAGAGAGAAATTTAAGGCAGGTTATGTTGCCGTGGTGGGTAAACCCAACGTGGGGAAATCCACCTTTCTCAACACGATGATCCGGTTCAAACTTTCAGCCATCAGTCCAAAACCGCAGACAACGAGACACAAAATTCTCGGAATCTTAAACGGAGAGAACTACCAGATTCTTTTCTTGGATACACCGGGAATTATGGAAAAGCCAAGGCACGAACTGGATAAATGGTTATTAAAAAGGGCCTTCGAAGCCATTGAGGATGCGGATGTGATAGTTATGATAGCCGAGCCTGAAAAGCCCGATGAATTGGATATGCAGATTGTTAACAAGATAAAGGAGTCAGGTAAACCTGCGATACTCCTTATCAACAAGATTGACACTATTGATAAAAAACTGGTTCTTCCCGTTATTGATGCCTACGCAAAGACAGAAACCTTCAGGGAAATCATCCCTGTAAGCGTTTTGAAAAATGTAAACTTGGACGTAACCCTCGAGAAGATTGTAGATCTATTACCTGAATCTCCACCCTTTTACCCTGAAGACGCGATAACCGACAGAAACGAAAGATTTTTAGTACAGGAGATTATAAGGGAAAAATTGTTTCTTTTGTATGGGGAAGAAATACCATATTCAGCAGCGGTGGAAATTGAGGAATTCCAGGAACAGGATGAAAAGCACGGCGGTAAGGACTACATCAGGGCAATTATCCACGTAGAAAAGGATAGCCAGAAGAAAATTATAATTGGGAAAAATGGCGAAAAAATAAAGAAACTGGGGACGGTAAGCCGAAAGGAGATTGAAGCTTTTCTCGGGCGTCCGGTCTATTTAGAACTTTGGGTTAAAGTAAGTGAAAAGTGGAGACACAAATCCGGATTCATTAAAGAGATTGGATACTGAGCCAGCGAGAATTGGTATGCTCTAAGTTGCCCACCCTATACTCGCAATTGGGGGAGAATAGGAGTTCAAATCGAATAGCCTGCAAAACTTGACTGCCTCTAATCTAAAGTTTATAAAATTATAGCACTAAAAAGGAGGTTTTTATGCACCTATTATCTATGTTACTCCTTATCGCCCAGATGGGCGGAACAGATTGTAAATGCGGAAAAATTGATATCTCCGGATATGCCCACATGGTGTATGAGTACACAATGGACGGCACATCTGGGAACTACGGTCTCTTGACTCTTCCTTACGTAAGGGTAAAATTCACAGGAAAACTAACCGATAAACTCTTCTTTAGAATTGAGCCAGATCTCGTCACGGGGAAGGTACGCTATGCTTACGCTGACTTAAAACACATCCCCCATGTTATCCTACGACTGGGGCTCTTTAAGGTACCATTCAGTCATGAATTCCAGCCCTTCCCGGCAAACAACATAACCCCATATCTTACCGGTGCCACAAAACTCTTTACAGGTCTCGGAGTAGGAGCAGATGGTGGGGTGATGGCAATCGTAAAAATACCTTACACTGAGTTAAAGGCTGCCCTCCTTGAAAACGATCCCACATTAAATAAAGGTTATGTCGGAAACATTTCCATCAAACCAATTGAGATGCTTTCGGTCGGAGGAAGTTACTATAAGGGATACATCGGTGGATGGTACAAACTCTATGAAGGG from bacterium harbors:
- the era gene encoding GTPase Era, coding for MDASSREKFKAGYVAVVGKPNVGKSTFLNTMIRFKLSAISPKPQTTRHKILGILNGENYQILFLDTPGIMEKPRHELDKWLLKRAFEAIEDADVIVMIAEPEKPDELDMQIVNKIKESGKPAILLINKIDTIDKKLVLPVIDAYAKTETFREIIPVSVLKNVNLDVTLEKIVDLLPESPPFYPEDAITDRNERFLVQEIIREKLFLLYGEEIPYSAAVEIEEFQEQDEKHGGKDYIRAIIHVEKDSQKKIIIGKNGEKIKKLGTVSRKEIEAFLGRPVYLELWVKVSEKWRHKSGFIKEIGY